Part of the Vigna angularis cultivar LongXiaoDou No.4 chromosome 1, ASM1680809v1, whole genome shotgun sequence genome, AGAGTAAAAGAGATGAGCATATGCAACTTCTTATAttagtagaaaatattttcgaGAGCTCTGAGAAgtcttcaaaaaaattataaactattttctaTAATGCTTCACAGCTCctcaattttgtttttggttaATACCGTATATAAGAAATTAGAGGCAACATTAGATCTATTGAAGTATATTACACAAAAATTGCGATATATAGTCATAATTAATAATGTTCTATTGTAAAGGAATCTTTTAGGAAGATAAAGTAAGTTTGAAGCCAGACATTAATTTACAAGAAATGATGTTAATTGTATGTGTAGAAAATGTAGGATATGTTGTTTTGAAGGTTTTATTACGAACTAATTAATAATGTgagattttataaatttaaattttgtgtatatgtataataaatcatgaatgtataatttttttttatcagcatgAATGCAAAATAATAtcgtttatttttaattgggtGACAAAAAAGCggtgttttaattttaattctaattcaTCGGGAGATTAATTTCTTTCATTAGACTTCTAAACCTGTTTGTATTAAACTTAGATATTTACTTAGTGGTTGATAATCTAATTTGCTTTTTATGTCGGAAATGGAATCACAAGTCCCACCAATCTCTCTGGAATGGTCGAAGGGAATCAAACAGTTGACACTAATAAAAAGATTTTCAATAATCTGACGAAGAATGGTTAGTTCCCTTTGACCTTTTTAATGTGGCATTAGGAGGTTCGTAACCttcacaaaagaaaatataacatgAAGCATCAAAAACAcccttttcatttcattttacaaatatatcttaattaaaaatagcaTTATTTAATCTTactatttaaatgaaaaatcacaggataatattgttttaaattgaaaagggaaaataagaTTAAAGAGATAATTTTTATACGTCTTTGAATTACCCGTATAGTAACAAGTTTCCctttaaaacaataaacattaaattatcgaaaaataaatattacaagcactaatattgtaaaaaattgttaactttTTATAACAACAATTTTCAAGCCATATAAAAGATAAGTTTTTAGTAGCCCATAGGAATCTTCTCTACTAACCACGCATGCTAATTAAACACTAATAAAAggtatttattatattaaaaatatgctTAAATAAAATCATAGTAAATTGTACTAATTAATTAACACTCAACTAAGCATCAGtgaaaaagattatatataaaaaaaaaaacaaagaactaATGAAACTCGTGTATGGAGGAGAAACAAAGCTGCGCAAACAATTTGGCACCACTAAGAATTGACGACAGTCCTTGCTAGAATCAAACACCCCGTTTATAAGTCATTAAATGTTAGCGAATTTTTATAACAACAATTGTTCAGTATAAAACAAGTATTAGCAACATCACTTACAAGAACATgtaaatttttcatatattgGAAGTAAACGTTAATTACAACATAGAACAAAGACACGAGTAGAAAGGCCCCATGGTCATGCAAGTAACAAAAAACACCGGCAGACCATGAAGACCATGGACACGACCACCTTCTCTGATTTCACTGCCAAAAATTTGCAAGCCGTGTTTCCGCAAAACATCTGCAAATGTCAAAAATTCCATTGCAGAAGCAGCCAAAGACACCCAAACATAACcctaaaaaatacaaaacataacTGCGTATGAAACCGAAAAGCAGAGCAAAACAAAACCAGCCATTTCACAAGTTCACCTACTCATATAGATGCCCAATCAATCTCCACCGAAGGGTACTTCTCCAACCCAAAGCTCTCCATTTCATCCCACTCATAATTAGAATGTGCGAAGTCCGAGAAATCCAAGAAAGTCACACCCGATTCAGGCGAAGACGACTCGCCAGACACCGGCGATGATAACATTGGGTTGTCGTTCCCGTTTTCTACCTTAAAATTGTCGAACTCGGGACAAACGTTGGATTGCACCACGTCAGACTCCACCCGTGCCAGCTCAGCAGCAGTGTGTACCTCGGGCTTCACGTCTTCGACAGAGCAACACGttttttgttgttcttgtttCGCCAAGCTTTCGCAAATAGCTTGGAGCTTGGAGTCGACGGAAGAAGGTAGAGGCTTGTAATCTCCGAATTCGCCGAATACGAACGCTCCCTGGTGTCGCAGATGAGGGAAGTTGAGGCGCGCGAACTCGCCTCTGAGCTTAAACGCTGCGTTGTCGTACGCCAACGCCGCTTCTTCTCCGGTGTCGAATGTTCCCAGCCATAGGCGCGTCCGGTTCTTCGGGAGTCTGATCTCGGCGACCCACTTCCCCCAATGCCGTTGCCTCACCCCGCGGTACAGCTTCGTGGCTTTCGCCGCCGCGCCACCGTGCTTCATGAGAACA contains:
- the LOC108331926 gene encoding ethylene-responsive transcription factor ERF060, which produces MAAAIGMYNNSNIVPEFLDPYSEELMKALEPFVKSDYFSVSSDSASSSRRSHAPSSSSSSSFSSPSSSYSLISSTSYPSPNQIKLNKLTPDQILQIQAQVGLQQHMVYSTQRENRTQLGPKRVLMKHGGAAAKATKLYRGVRQRHWGKWVAEIRLPKNRTRLWLGTFDTGEEAALAYDNAAFKLRGEFARLNFPHLRHQGAFVFGEFGDYKPLPSSVDSKLQAICESLAKQEQQKTCCSVEDVKPEVHTAAELARVESDVVQSNVCPEFDNFKVENGNDNPMLSSPVSGESSSPESGVTFLDFSDFAHSNYEWDEMESFGLEKYPSVEIDWASI